In Ammospiza caudacuta isolate bAmmCau1 chromosome Z, bAmmCau1.pri, whole genome shotgun sequence, the genomic stretch AACTGACGGGTACAGAGTCTGTCTCCAAACAgtaaaagaggaaagaaacagcTTTCACTTGTAAGTGAAGACAAGATTTGACACTATGGTAATGTCACTTCTGGCACCAAATAGCTCTGATGCAGAGATCCTGGCTGTTAATGACACTGGGAGAGGCTGAGCCTAGAGGTCTGCTTTCCTCAAAGTTCTGCATACTGTTGTATTGGGACATACTATCTTCATCTAGATCAGTACGAGGCACTCTTTATTTCCCACTACTCTTACATGGGCATCCTCACATGGAagtctcttctttctctctacTGCTAACCAGAAAAGATTTGCCACTTGGCATAGCCTGTTTAACATTTTCCATCTGTGTGTTCCTATTTCATTTTTCTAGCTATGTAAGTTAGGACACTTGCATGTTTTGCCTCTTAGCCATGTTCCCACCCACCCCAAAATTACTTATCAATGCACTAAGctaatttcaatttaatttgACAATTGAGTAAAAATGCAGAAGTCAAGATTGGTGAAAACAGTTGTGTCCATGGAGGCAAGAGACAGCAAAACCCTCCATCAGGGGAATACAAATCATTCCAGCCATCACATACTAGAAAACAATCAGGAGAACCATAGGTAACACTGCTGTGTTCTGCTGTACACATAATTATTTGTTGTATCTCATTACTGGCAAAGTTACTAAAGTTGGGTAACTATGGGTTTAAACCTGAAAATAATAACATGTAGCACTCTTCCAATGTGGTAATGTCATGGTGCTTAGTCTGTATTTACCAATGTGATGGTATTTGTGAGGAGGCATTTATTACCAGAAGCTGCACATCGAAACAATCTACAATGCAACAAGTTAATGTTATGTAGCAGCCACAAAGAGTCTGTCAATTGTTTATGTACATATCTTTGGTGTTAGACTAAACggctgccctgctctccagAAAACTTTGTTTTACAGGTCCTACCAAgaatgtttttctcttctgcacCGACGACAACTGCAGTGACAGATCATACCCCATGAGAGCTACTAATCAATGATTACAAGATGTACTCACTGTAGAGAAACACTATGACCCACCTCACTAGCACACATTTATTTCACACCATCAAGTCCCACTTCTGGTCACAAAGACCTTTATGATAGAACATTTAGAACAGATGATAGAAATCTTTGTCATAACAAAAAATGGCTTATTCAAccccatttttctttattagaaCAAACTGGATTCAATTCAAAGTACTCCTTAATGTGTGGAAGAAAGGGCAGATTTATTTCTTAGCCTTATGTGTCACTGGAGCCCTGTGAgagtggtttttttgggatgaTACCTCCTTAAAAGCAAAATCGGGGACAAACTTTTAGTGTTAAGTGACTGTGTTAAAAAAACTTTCACAAATTGCAACCTTACAGAGGTTTTCTTCACTTTGCAGGAACACATTAGATGAAGTAAGCACTGGGAAAATGGAAAGACCACCTGAGGCTACCAGAATGGAAAACAACACCTCATCCTGCTTTCTCATGGAAAGAAAGACTCGTGTCAAAATTAACAGGAAAGCAATCATGGTAGCTAAGCTGAgaaagagctgctcctgcacaccACAGAAGCTGAAGAACTTTCTTATGGACTTCTTTCCTGTTTTGCGATGGCTTCCCAAGTACCGATGCAAAGAGTACATTTGGGGGGATATTATGTCTGGGTTAGTGATTGGGATAATTTTGGTGCCTCAAGCAATTGCATACTCACTGCTGGCAGGTCTGAAGCCCATTTATAGCCTTTACACATCTTTCTTTGCCAACATCATCTACTTCTTAATGGGCACATCCCGTCACGTCTCTGTTGGCATTTTCAGCTTGATAAGCTTAATGGTGGGACAAGTTGTGGACCGAGAACTTCTCTTGGCTGGGTTTGACTTGAATGATGATGCCCCACCAGCCTCAGGTGACGGCTCTCTGCAGAATGATAATCTGTCCAACACAACTGCCTTCAACCTTACCATTGCGGGGATAAATGCCGAGTGTGGGAAAGACTGCTACGCTATTGGCATTGCTACAGCCTTGACATTCATGGCTGGAGTGTATCAGGTAAGTGGTTGCTGACACCCAGAGGCAAGGTATGAATTTCCTAAAGTTTTTTCATGACCTAAGCTTTGGCTTGACTGTCTTTCAATGAGATACATCATCAGTTCATTCAAATGTACCTTGGGCTGTTTTCTCCAAGAAGCCTAATGGTAGGCAACTCAGAGACAGCATAAGGGAGGCAGTTTTCTTAGTTGCTAGTAAACACAGGTAAAACAAGAGTCTTCTGGAAGACCATCAACATTGTTTTGATACTCTTCTGCTTCTTGGCCCTGTTGCTTTCGTGAGACAGTGAGGCCCAGTACAGATATAGGAAATTCCCAGAGAGCTGCGTacttaaaaatgaagaaatcaCTTTTTCCCTAGATATTTTAATAGAGGTGTATACCTCTATTAAACTACTTCTGCAGGTTCAGAATGAGCAGCTCAGTTTTTTGGTAGAGCGTGCTGTGTTACGCCAAACTGGTGCCCAAAAGATAATTCAAAGTAAGAACAAGAGGAGAAATACACTGACTAACCCAATTTTCAGACAATGGCTGTGCAGGACTCCTTGACACTTGTCAACAAGGATATCAAGAGAGCACAGAAGGAAGCATCATGAACATACTTCACAATtaactctgtgtgtgtatgtatgtatctgtgtatatatatgaTTGCAGAAAGAACCAGCTATCTTCTGGTTGTAGTAAGAAATTTCAGGTCACATATATGAACAAAAAAATGCCCTTGTGAAGTTGTACTTTCCAAAATCATCTAAGAAGAATCAACTAGTTAAGGACAGAATCGTGGAGTTGGTGATCTGTTCTGACACTTTTGATCTTAGGCATGCAACAAGGGCCATCTGCACTCCATGTTCCCTTCTGTCCACAGGGCTAAAATTAAAAGCTGTTTAATGAAAAAGCTAAAGTAGGGATCTGATTTGTTGTCAATCATCAAGGTTTTTTTACAAGGAAAAGGCCATACATGTTAACTTTATTTGCtttaagacagaaaaaaggaaaattgacTTTGGTATAACAGAAGTATTTTGGACCCACTGTTCTTTTGCATGGGGAATAAAAATCAGGCAAGCCACTTCAGTGGAATTATTTCAGACAAATGCTTGATTGACCAGCCTGTCTCAAACTCCTCATTCATCTCTTGTGTTTGCAGCATTCCACAACAGTAAAAGGaatcacattttaaaagcagactGGAAACAAAAAAGGGTAATTCCTCTTTCAAGAATGAAATAGCCAAATACTATTGGCCTCCAGCTAGCTCTCCCCCATCTGTACCTAATTATTTGCAGCAATGGTTACAGCtcatggtttgttttttcttcttattctgTTTCCTCAGGTTCTAATGGGGATCTTCCGTCTAGGTTTCGTATCTATGTACCTATCTGAATCCGTACTAGATGGCTTTGCAACTGGTGCTTCCTTAACCATTTTAACAGCTCAAGTGAAGTATCTTATTGGAATAAAAATTCCACGCAGCCAAGGGCACGGGATGCTGGTTATTACCTGGATTAACATTTTCCGGAACATTTCTCAGGCCAACATTTGTGATGTCATAACAAGTGCCATTTGTATTGTGGTGCTGGTCACTGCTAAGGAAATTGGAGATCGGTATAAGCATAAACTGAAATTTCCTCTTCCCACGGAGCTGGTAGTTATTGTTGTGGCAACACTGGTGTCACACTATGGTAAGTTAAATGAAGTGTATGCATCCAGTGTTTCTGGAGCTATTCCAACAGGATTTATCCCTCCAAAGGTACCAGAGTTCAACTTAATGCTCAGAGTTGCTCTAGATGCTTTGCCTCTTGCCATAGTCAGCTTTGTCTTCACTGTATCCCTTTCCGAAATGTTTGCAAAGAAATATGCTTACACCATCCGAGCCAATCAGGAAATGTTCGCTGTGGGGTTCTGCaacatcattccttccttcttccacTCTTTTGCAACCAGTGCAGCTTTGGCAAAAACACTTGTCAAAACATCTACAGGCTGCCAAACTCAAATCTCTGGAGTAATTAGTGCAATGGTGGTTTTGCTGGTGCTGCTCTTTCTGGCACCTCTCTTCTACTCCTTGCAGAAGTGTGTCCTGGCTTGTATTATCATTGTGAGCCTTCGGGGAGCCCTGAGGAAGTTTCGAGATGTGCCAGCAAGATACTGTGTGAATAAGGTGGACACACTTGTTTGGGTAGTTACCATGTCTGCCTCTGCCTTGGTCAGCACAGAAATAGGGCTGTTGGTTGGCATTGTTTTCTCCATGTTATGCATCATTGTTCGGACCCAGCGGCCACGGACAGCCCTGCTTGGTCAGATTCAAGACACAAGCTTTTATGAGGATGACTTAGAATATGAAAATCTCTCTCCTGTTCCAAAGGTCAAAATATTTCGCTTCGAGGCCCCACTTTACTATGCAAATAGAAACTACTTCCTAAAATCCCTGTACAGATTGACCAATTTAGATCCTAACCTAGAAGCTGCACGAAGAAAGAAAtatgagaagaaggaaaaacagcatCTGAAAAAGGGAAATCACAAAACTGCTAATGGACTGGGCATTGGAGAAACCACTTTGCAACTAGTTCCTAAGCAAATTGATTTCCAAGCCCTCGTTGTTGATTGCTCTTCCATCTCATTTTTGGACACCACTGGAGTTAATACTTTGAAGGAAATCCTGAAAGACTACAAGAATTTAaacatttctgttcttctgGCTTGCTGCAATCCCTCAGTGATAGACTCTCTGAAAAGAGGGGGTTACTTCGGAAAGGATTTTGGATGCATGCAGGAAATGCTGTTCTACAGTATACATAATGCTGTACTGTTTGCAAAAGACCAAAAGCTTCCAGCAGACTGCCCAGTTTAACCCTGTGTCCTCCTTGATGATTCGCCACAAAGTGACAGAGAGGGGTAGTTTGCAACTATTGGACACACAGTTGGCTGTGTAAAGCCATTCCCCCCAAAGAGTTCCACTTTATGTCATATGCTACAAAGGGCAGCCACTGGGGACGCAGTCCAGGACAAGCATGGAAAGGTTAGACCACCACCTTCACTTTAAAATCCAGGCAATGGCTGTTTGAGATTGACTTGCATTTTACCATGATCCTTTGTGACCCAACATGGATGTCAGGGGACTGCTGTGGTGGAAGGCCTACCCAGTGCTGTTCTCCCAGTGATTAAATGGCCAGTTTGTGTTAAGAAGGCAAAGACACTTCCATCAAAAAGCAATCAATACAGCATTCTGGATACATCATTCTTTAAACAGTGACTTGCAAGGCCCTACTCCTTCCAGTCACTCCAGGTGTACTCCTAGACAAGTCCCCACTgtttgcataaaaataaaatgcataaaatattgTGGAATGTAGAATATGTCTCCTCCTTGATCACACACACTTAACAGCATAATCTGCCACAGGAGAAGAAACTATGATCCATCACAGGTTCCTCTCAAAATGACCATTTTCAAAAACTGCTGGCTTTGGAGTTACAGAAGTCATCTGTTCTATTGGATTAAATCTGTCATAATTAGTTACTGAAGGCTGTGATACCCCTAATCATGCTGGAATATGACTCCAATGTGCAAATTTCTAACTAGTAAAAGGATAAACAGAGTTAAGAAAAATGAATGGCTTTAACTGGCAGCTACCCAGCTAGTTGTACCATCCTGTAAAATAAGTTGCCTCTGGTGGGCAGATGCAACTATAATTCAGGGACACAAAAGGACCATCAAACATAAAACCTCAGAGCTGTGATGCAGCACATCCCTATCTTCCTACAAATGCCTGCCTGGGttcaaagaaaaacaggagaaaataagGGTAGGGTGGGAAGGTAAATCTGTGAGTTTTCTTGAAGGGGATTGATGGATCAGTCAGAACTGCCTGGCTGGTCTCTGATGCAATGCTAATGAAGTATTACAAGTAACATACATGGGTCAAGTAAACGGAGCAATGCTTTGTAACTTGTGTATCCCTCTATGTTGAAAAACTTTCACCACTGTTTGTACATACTACAGAcattgtgggggttttgtttgcttggtgttttttttcctatcatATTAATCTTTGATTTGAGGTCTACTAGATCATGTTTTCTGAGGCTGATTACTTTCTATAATAATTTGCATTAACTGTTGTTCGTTATGCTTTAGTCATCAGTTGTATTGTTGTATATGTATGCTCTCTCTTCAAAAATAAGAATAGTTTTGGATTTTGATTGTAAGACAGTATGCAGTGTTCTGGCTCATGGCACGGGCAGAATATTCTGTTTCATACTCAAGTTTATAATTACCTGCACAAGAGGTAAGACAGCTGTGCTCactctctctcctttttcatGTCAGCTTCACACACCACCAAGCATGGAAGGAAATTCTATCACAGCTGTGCCTCTCAAAACTAACAGACTCTAGAAATAGGTTCCATATATACAGAAGCCATTTCTTTGCCatcccatttaaaaaaaagtcaagtcAACACATCATATGACTTATTTCAATTGTTTAGGTCACTGAATGAAAGAACAGTGAAACTGAGGTTCTCTAGGTGCTCCAGAGCCTGTCTGGCCCTCAGAAACAAGTATTTTCTTAGAGGAAAAGCAGTGCAGTTCCAAAAGACCAAAAATATCTTCACAGGGACTATGACTAGCACAGTATCAAGTTAGTCAATGCTGGCTTTTTCACACACTCATTGTGTAGGAAGCCTATCAGCTGCACACTGTTAGTACTGCTAAAGCTGCAAAACCTGACAGAAACATCTGACATGAGATTAAAGGATTGACCATTAGCAATATTTTCCTGTCACAAAACAATCCACACTATTATTTAAATAGCTGACTTGGTATGATTAGCTTCTTTCTGTTCTAAAAGGAAGTGAGCAGGGCCCAAGGACAAAAAACTGCTTAGTACCTGCTCTTGTTTGTAACCATTCTTTGATCGGGGAATACCTCTTTTAAGGTCCTGTTTGGACCTTAAAGGGCAAATGGGTTGATAAGAATTACTACCAGACAGTATCAATATAGACATTCATAGGACACTGCACTAAAACAAGCTGTCATTGGAATTCAAATAAAACATCCTACCAATCTACactttttctagctctctggATCCAGCTACCAACATagaacacacaaaaaaaatgcaaatataccCTTAACTCTAGATTAACCTCattttaaaagatgaaaaaaaaaaaagaaaaagaaattccagTGGAAGGTGTAACCTTGCAAGAGTCTCTGAAGAATAATGAAGAGGATAAGAAAGTAAGAGTGGGAAGTCTCTTTTTCACATTTAAGTTGGTACCAAAGGATACATAAGTAAAGAAACTTCACTACACATAAGAGGACAGGTAAACTTTAGAATTTATATATGAAGAAAGAAACTATTGGTCAGAAGAAACTGTAAGAACAATTTCCTGTTCTGGTTTtactggcagagctggctcacAATCAACTGTGTTGGACAAACAAAACATGGAAACAGCTTCAGTGCTATGTTGTAGGGATTCTGGCAGACTGTGAATTATTTCTAAGGAGTATGTAAAAGGTAACTAAAAAAAGCAAGCCTTTTTCTGGTACATCTATGTTTGCTATACTGAGTTATACTAAGATTAAAGATATGAAGATTGAAAATTAACAAAAACTACTGATTCTCTTCTCTCCTAATTTACCAGAAATTAGCTATCATGTcttggagaggagctggggataGGCTGGTAATTCCAACTAGGTTAATACtaatattgaaataaaaacCGTTATATACCTTTTAAGAAATGTTATATGCTTCATGTAGGTTGACTGTATTTTTGTTCACTGTGATGCCTTGTGATTTACTACATATCATGTATCCAACAGACTGTAGTACTGCTACATAAAAATGGATTCTTATTGTggactgtgtgtgtgtcccttggAACTGGGCAAAGAGACAGAGTCTTCAGCTCAAAGTGTCCTGTCTTGTTGACTAGTGAAGCATGGCCAGAATGTGTCAAAATAACTCTATTTACTGGCACTGGTAACCAACAACCTGGGAACTGTCCAGTCCATCAAAGACATCCTGGATTTCCCCACAATCATGAATATTCCTGTGTCACAAGACCAAGACCAAGAGACAAATGTGTGCTACCggctggaaaataaaactagGAGTTATTTGAAAACAGTTTGCCTTGTAGTACTCTTTCACAAGTGACAAAACAATGGGCTGACTCCCAATAAAGACAAATATGAAGAGGGAGAGTTTGCTGTactagaaaaaattaaaataaagggaTGCACTTGGTATTGGGGGAGTAAAAAACATAATGAGAAAGACCATTACGGAAGTGAGAAGGGGAAGGTGGCAGTCTTTTATTTAAGTACATCTATTCCTTGGCAGAAACATTTATGGCACCTTTTTTACAGATGATGGCAGCtgtgaagaaaagcaaagtCTCTATCTGCTAGAGTTCCACAGAGGCCCTCTGTTTTTCCTAAGGGCTCTTCTTCAGTCAAGTTCCCATCTACTTTCCAAGGAGTGTTCTCTACTCATCAACCCCATGACATAAGACAATTCTGCACTCAGATGGTTGCATTCAAAGCCTCTATCCACCCTTCTGGAAATCACTGGCTCAGGAAAAGATTTACACATGCACAAAATTAGGCATCAGCACTGAACTTCTCTGCTCAGAATTGCATTTCTGCTCCTGTTGGTTTTTTGAGTCCCAATGTTTGTCACAGGCTCTAAGCCCCTTCCCCCTCCAAAAGTACTGACATTTAGTCCACTGGTTGTCCTCCCACAACTTACATGTCTTCTTGTCCTTGACAAATgaacatttttctgtaaaatgagaCGTTTTAGCTTGGCTCTAAACAGTAGCAGTTTCTAGATTCTACATGTCAAAGGTGGGCTAAAGACTGATGCTGGTAGGGTAGAATCCTACCTTTGAGACACTAAAGCCTTTTTGGAGACTTCTTGATTGATTGCTATGTTTCCACAGTCCTAGAATTTCAATTGTGTCAAGGATTGTATTctactttttttaaaaggctcAGTGGTTCAGTCCCCACAAAGGCTGAGCAGAATCCATGACAGATGCATTCCTCTCCCTCAGTCATGTGGAACACCCAATTTAACACAATGGCATAGCTAAGACAGCCTGCCAGAAGGGATTCTGAGCTCCAAGTGCAGATGTGGCTACTTTCTTTCCAAAGGTATTCATTGATTTTTCTTACGTGAATTGGTTACAGAAACCTGAAAGACTCAATCCACCTCCCAGGAGAAATCTCTAAGACAGGGACTCCTTAAGCAGTGAGCAGGGATGGTTGTCCTTTACACTGGCTCACTCCAAGAGTACATATTGTACATATTCCACAGTCCAGTAAGAGAGGGAGACACACACAGGAAAAGGTGTTTTGTGGAAACTTcaagagggaaagaagagagCGAGGAGCCCTGTTACCCACTATGTTCACCgattaattaaaaaacagaGGCCACTCTGGGGTACTGATGCAATGCTTACCTTTGTGCAGGACTTATGACCACCTTCATAAAAAGCAGACATACACAAGCACACTCTAAtattgagaaagaaaaattctgctCCTAATGCACACTTTGAAACTCCCTACTCCTCTGCTCACATGCCATTTTCAGCATCTGAGCTCTCCTTCCCTGTTGCTTCCCCAAAGCAGTAAATTCCCATTCTTCTGTGTCTGGGACAGTAGATGCAACAATAATGTGGACTGTAAATGTGCTCAGCTCAGCAAGAGTCTGGGCCAGGCAGAACTTTTAAGAGCTATTACAATTTTTCATGGGGTTTTTATGGTTTGTCTTTCTTCATAGACCAATTGCTCCTGCTCTAGGCATCTGGCTATTTGGCTGTTCTCACTAGGCATCTTGATAGGAATTTGCTCAAGCTGAGTTAAAAGGGACTTGAAATGAATTCTAAGTGTTCTTCTAAAGTCTGACATATACTTCCCTAAAACTAAAAATGCCATTTTGTATATAAAATGGCATTTTGGACAGGGTATTAACTGGTATTACCCAAATCCAGCCTGTTTTAATTCTCACTACCTGTCAATTAATGCAGTGCACACATGGCTTCAGGAGGCAAAAAGTAACTTCTAAAATAGGCAGAAGGGTTAGTGGCAGCTTTCATCTGGACCTCTCAGTAAGTTAGGCTTGTATCAACCTTTGCTGGACTTTTTAACTGTATCACACTTCCTATATTAAAGGACTAAAAAGTAAACCATCTTTCTAATCCCTCAACTTCTCAAGTTTTCTACAAACTGTATCTTTCTTCGTTTCTTAAAATTCCAGAATTATTCCCATCTGTTGGAACTTAGCTGACTTCCACAGAAGCAAAGATATGCCCAGCTTGCAATTTGGCTAAGATAAACATCAAAGTGAGTGCCTGTTGGACCCTTTAATGTGTCACATTTTCCTAGACTTTGACTTAAGGTGTATACTTACCTAAGAGCAACTAATTCCAGTAACCAGTGGATCCGAACTTGTTCAATGCCACCATGTGGAACAGAGGAAATGTAGGCAAGGTTCAGCTCTTGGTCGTTGCTCAGGTCAAACAGGTCAGCACGGCTGTGAGGTAAAGGAGggcttcagaaaaagaaaagaaacacattGAAATATTAAATAGCAGCTCCACTGGGCATGCAAAGATTCCTATGCTACATTCCTACACCACCTCCATGTTCCTACATGGCATGAGGAGCACTGCTTAACATGAGACGAAACCAAAACGGAGTTGCAGGTTATTTGGGGCCAACTGGCTATACACATTGTTTGGCAAAGAATACAACCTGGGTGCATCTCAGCGCCATGCTGAAAGGAAAACCACCAGCAGTCACGGCTGCACAGACAGTGATCTCAGGCAACATGGCCAGAGGAAACCATACAGTAACAGTTGCCTTGTCTCTGAGGAACTAACCATAAAGGAGCTCACTGTCTTTAAGGCTTTACAGTGGAAGTCAGACAGGCTGATGTCTGATACACGAAAAATATGGGCTTGATCTTCTTGATGAAGCCCATGCAATGACATCaattctttctctgctgtggaTGCTACTACACTTCTTTGAAGCAGAATTAGATGCTCACAGCCTTCATATTCTTCAGCCATGTTCAGCTAACCCTTAAGCATTAGAAAGCGCAGGAGTGTGCAGTTTGAGGCTTCTATGTTTGATTCTGCAAGCAGTTTAACAGGCTCAGGGCTATACAGCAACAATCATATCAACTTGACTTTGATATCTATTTATTCCACTGAAATTAACATTACACTGTGGCAAATATCTGTTATTCCAATCTCCACAGATAAATACTGCAAGATGGAGATCTCAATCCCACCCTTCACAAATCAGCAACTCAGAATGCTGCATGGCTAACTAGGTCTGGGCATTCTTAGGGACTTTCATCAAGCCTCCTCATACTGTGCACATTCTGAATGATAAAGCATTTTTATGACAAGAAGGATAAAACAACACTTTCCCTCAGGCTTGGTAAAATACATCCATGTGTCTTCACAATGCAGCAAGAGATGACCTGTGCTCTAACTACACACTATATACGAACTGTTTAAGTCAAAAACTGTTGTAGTCTACACCTTGCCTGTTGTAGTCTGTCTCCCATGATATTTACCAGACTTGTGCTGACTGTAACTCTGCTGGGAAGAGTCATTTAAGTCATCCCTGCCTACTCTGTACCCATCCATATAATCATCCTGCCACCAAGGGCTCTGCTGAATCAATCTCCTACTGCCTAACTGTTTGTGTACAAAGGAAGAAACACCTGACCCCACCTGGACAAGAACTTGACACAACAGAGATACTGCCGATCTATCAACCCATCTCCTGCAAACTTTCAGGTAAGTTCAAGTCTTTACACAAACCACATCCATTTATAATGCTTATTACAAATCAGCCAGTATACGTGAGCCCCTCTCTGCAGTCTCACCAGCATAAAAGGCACTTAAAAACCATCTCCATAAGATAGTTTGAAGTCACACAAGTGATACTGAGAAATTACCAGTTCCATTCTTACTAAAAATGTATCAGCCATTTGGATCTTTTTAATTGTTCCAGTAAACACGGACAACATTAACTATCAGATTCTGATGGAATGCTTTACTACTACTCTGAAATTCAAACTGGCTT encodes the following:
- the SLC26A1 gene encoding sulfate anion transporter 1 — translated: MERPPEATRMENNTSSCFLMERKTRVKINRKAIMVAKLRKSCSCTPQKLKNFLMDFFPVLRWLPKYRCKEYIWGDIMSGLVIGIILVPQAIAYSLLAGLKPIYSLYTSFFANIIYFLMGTSRHVSVGIFSLISLMVGQVVDRELLLAGFDLNDDAPPASGDGSLQNDNLSNTTAFNLTIAGINAECGKDCYAIGIATALTFMAGVYQVLMGIFRLGFVSMYLSESVLDGFATGASLTILTAQVKYLIGIKIPRSQGHGMLVITWINIFRNISQANICDVITSAICIVVLVTAKEIGDRYKHKLKFPLPTELVVIVVATLVSHYGKLNEVYASSVSGAIPTGFIPPKVPEFNLMLRVALDALPLAIVSFVFTVSLSEMFAKKYAYTIRANQEMFAVGFCNIIPSFFHSFATSAALAKTLVKTSTGCQTQISGVISAMVVLLVLLFLAPLFYSLQKCVLACIIIVSLRGALRKFRDVPARYCVNKVDTLVWVVTMSASALVSTEIGLLVGIVFSMLCIIVRTQRPRTALLGQIQDTSFYEDDLEYENLSPVPKVKIFRFEAPLYYANRNYFLKSLYRLTNLDPNLEAARRKKYEKKEKQHLKKGNHKTANGLGIGETTLQLVPKQIDFQALVVDCSSISFLDTTGVNTLKEILKDYKNLNISVLLACCNPSVIDSLKRGGYFGKDFGCMQEMLFYSIHNAVLFAKDQKLPADCPV